The proteins below are encoded in one region of Paramisgurnus dabryanus chromosome 2, PD_genome_1.1, whole genome shotgun sequence:
- the LOC135743688 gene encoding uncharacterized protein, with translation MTVRINTNPKSKWPTLGHILGKLRPAGSIPQDVKRTMLYLITALGILQIIVGILNIATGILFANWGIHDYIMKFYGPYWLGAVFLISGIMTLLVCFYLSKVLDILALILNQASAFLALMGVALYSWDLVRASFYSATLIQEQMNGDDAVLYFEDSNMMSRKKLDAMMVASAVLQLGINVYFIVTSLRAFVKKNSAEEPQLHKLLPEDTTGNPA, from the exons ATGACTGTGAGGATCAACACAAATCCAAAAAGCAAATGGCCCACATTGGGTCACATCCTGGGTAAACTCCGTCCAGCGGGTTCAATACCTCAAGACGTCAAACGTACAATGTTGTACCTCATAACAGCACTAGGG ATTCTGCAGATTATAGTGGGAATCCTCAACATCGCAACAGGGATTTTGTTTGCAAACTGGGGGATACATGATTACATTATGAAGTTTTATGGTCCCTATTGGCTTGGTGCTGTG TTCCTCATATCTGGAATTATGACTCTTCTTGTATGCTTCTATTTGAGTAAAGTTTTG GATATCTTAGCTTTGATCCTAAACCAAGCCAGTGCTTTTCTGGCTTTGATGGGTGTTGCATTGTATTCTTGGGATTTGGTGAGGGCGAGCTTTTATTCTGCAACACTCATCCAAGAACAGATGAATGGAGATGATGCCGTTCTGTACTTTGAGGATTCAAATATG ATGTCTCGAAAGAAGCTAGATGCCATGATGGTAGCTTCGGCTGTTCTTCAGCTCGGCATAAACGTCTATTTTATTGTCACGTCATTGAGAGCATTTGTCAAGAAGAAT TCTGCAGAAGAACCTCAACTTCACAAACTGCTCCCAGAAGACACCACTGGCAATCCTGCATGA
- the LOC135743976 gene encoding uncharacterized protein isoform X2 codes for MTVSVPFNANPKSKWPTLCQILGNLCLSPAGSIPQDVKGAMLDLLTALGFLISGIMTLLVGCCSSIVLDILSLILNQVSAFVGFMGVALYSWDLVSASFYSATLIQEQMKGADAFLYFEDSNMMFRRTLDVMMIALAVLQLCLNVYFIVILVRVFVEKNSAEEPQLHKLLQEDTTADPA; via the exons ATGACTGTTAGTGTGCCCTTCAACGCAAATCCAAAAAGCAAATGGCCCACATTGTGTCAAATCCTGGGTAATCTGTGCCTCAGTCCAGCGGGTTCAATACCTCAGGATGTCAAAGGTGCAATGTTGGACCTCTTAACAGCACTAGGG TTCCTCATATCTGGAATTATGACTCTTCTTGTAGGCTGCTGTAGTAGTATTGTTTTG GATATTTTATCTTTGATCCTAAACCAAGTCAGTGCTTTTGTGGGTTTTATGGGTGTTGCATTGTATTCATGGGATTTGGTGAGCGCAAGCTTTTATTCAGCAACACTCATCCAAGAACAGATGAAGGGAGCTGATGCCTTTCTGTACTTTGAGGATTCAAATATG ATGTTTCGAAGGACGCTAGATGTCATGATGATAGCTTTGGCTGTTCTTCAGCTCTGCCTAAACGTCTATTTTATTGTCATATTAGTGAGAGTATTTGTCGAGAAGAAT TCTGCAGAAGAACCTCAACTTCACAAACTGCTCCAAGAAGACACCACTGCTGATCCTGCATGA
- the LOC135743976 gene encoding uncharacterized protein isoform X1, producing MTVSVPFNANPKSKWPTLCQILGNLCLSPAGSIPQDVKGAMLDLLTALGILQIIVGILNIAIGILFAYWGIHDYIMTFNGPFWLGAVFLISGIMTLLVGCCSSIVLDILSLILNQVSAFVGFMGVALYSWDLVSASFYSATLIQEQMKGADAFLYFEDSNMMFRRTLDVMMIALAVLQLCLNVYFIVILVRVFVEKNSAEEPQLHKLLQEDTTADPA from the exons ATGACTGTTAGTGTGCCCTTCAACGCAAATCCAAAAAGCAAATGGCCCACATTGTGTCAAATCCTGGGTAATCTGTGCCTCAGTCCAGCGGGTTCAATACCTCAGGATGTCAAAGGTGCAATGTTGGACCTCTTAACAGCACTAGGG ATTTTGCAGATTATAGTGGGTATCCTCAACATCGCAATCGGGATTTTGTTTGCATACTGGGGGATACATGATTACATTATGACGTTTAATGGTCCCTTTTGGCTTGGTGCTGTG TTCCTCATATCTGGAATTATGACTCTTCTTGTAGGCTGCTGTAGTAGTATTGTTTTG GATATTTTATCTTTGATCCTAAACCAAGTCAGTGCTTTTGTGGGTTTTATGGGTGTTGCATTGTATTCATGGGATTTGGTGAGCGCAAGCTTTTATTCAGCAACACTCATCCAAGAACAGATGAAGGGAGCTGATGCCTTTCTGTACTTTGAGGATTCAAATATG ATGTTTCGAAGGACGCTAGATGTCATGATGATAGCTTTGGCTGTTCTTCAGCTCTGCCTAAACGTCTATTTTATTGTCATATTAGTGAGAGTATTTGTCGAGAAGAAT TCTGCAGAAGAACCTCAACTTCACAAACTGCTCCAAGAAGACACCACTGCTGATCCTGCATGA